The Streptomyces sp. ICC1 DNA window TCGGGCGGGAACGGGGCGTCGTCCGCGTGGGGACGCGATGGCGGGGATGCCGGGGGGCATGGGGCTCCTTTAACGAACCTGAAACGGGAGAGCGCTCTCCCGAGACCTTGCCCGTAACACGATCGGCCGGTCAAGAATCTCGACCGGCTTTTCTTTCGTCTTTCATTAAGGCCAGAGCTGATGGGGGCTCAAGAGCGTGGCCACAAACGGCAGATCGCCCGAAGGCGGACAGCGGGTCCGCGGGCCGGTCGCTCCGCGGGTGGACCGGGCCGTCTCCTTCGGATCCTGTCGCGCGAGCCCGGCGCCGGGCACCGTGGCGCCGGGCCTGCGGTGCCGGGCACCGCGCCTGGCGGCGTGGTCGGGCGCCCGAGTGCGTCCAGTGCGCGGGCGCCCCTCACGCCGCCTTGCCAGGCATGGCACCGGACACTGCGGGCCCGGCCGACAGGATCCGAAGGCGACGGCCCAGCGGGGCGGGTGGTGGGCGTGCGGGGCCGGGCGGTGGCGTACCACGGACCCCGCACCCCCGAGCCCAAGTACGCCGGCACCCCCGTCCCCGAATGGAACGGACGCCCCTCCGTCACGGAGGCCGACCGGAGCGACAAGCCGCCCTACATCCAGGAAGCCACCGGCACCCTCGCCGACGGCAAGCGCATCCGCGCCGAGCAGCTGCGCACGCTCCTGTCGGTCGACGACACCGTCCAGGCGTTCAAGGACAAGCTCGCGGCCCTCGGCCAGCTGGACAACACCCTCGTCCTCTACATCGGGGACAACGGCTTCGGCTGGGGCGACCACGGCTGGACCGCCAAGTCCGTGCCCTACAGCCCCGCCCACGAGGTGCCGTTCTACCTCTCCTGGCCCGCCGGGGGCCTCGGGGCCGGCACGGTGGACGACCGCATCGTCGCCAACATCGACATCGCGCCCACCATCCTCGACGCCGCCGGGATCACCCCGACCACGCCGCAGGACGGCAGGTCGCTGCTGACCTCGTACAGCCGCGACCACCTGCTCGTCGAATGGTGGAAGAAGGGCACCGGAGCCGACCACCGAACCTGGTCCTCCTACGTGTCCAAGGACAAGCAGTACGTGGAGTACTACAAGCTGCACACCGATGCCAACGGCACCGTCTCCGGCACCGGTGAGGTTACGTTCCGCGAGTACTACGACCTCGTCGCCGACCCGTACCAGCTGGTCAACAAGCTCTACCAGGCCACCCCCGCACAGGAGCGGAACCTGGGCATCCCCGCCCTCGCCGCCCAGCTCGCCGCCGACCGGGTCGGCTAGTGCTGTGACCGGAAAGGTCCACCGGGTCGCGGCGCCCGGCACGGCACCTCGCCGCGTTGTCGGACCACACCGGTACGTCCAGTACGAGGCGTGGTCCTCCGTCTTGCGATGCACCGCACCGGACACCGCGACCCGGCAAACCTTTCCGGCCACAGCACTAGCCAGGACCTCCGGCCGGGCGCGCCCACCCGCGCCCGGCCGGACCGCACCGCATCGCATCGCACTGAACCTTCATCGGAGCCACCATGTCCTCCTGCTGCACCCCGGGACACGAGTCCCCGGCGGCCGGCGCCGTCACCCTGCTCGCCGCGCCCGCGCTCCCCGCGCCCCGGGCGGTGCGCGGCCTGCTCGACCTGCCCGGCGGCCGCTTCCTCATGGGCACCGAGGACGCGGACGGGTTCCCGGCGGACGGCGAGGGGCCGGTCAGGGAGGTGGAGGTGGGTCCCTTCCGGATCGCCCCGACGACCGTGACGAACACCCAGTACGCCACCTTCGTCAAGGCCACCGGACACGTCACCGAGGCCGAGGAGTTCGGGTTCTCCTTCGTCTTCGCCGGCCTGCTCGGGCAGGAACTCGCGGCCACCGCACCGCCCGTGGCCGCAGTGCCGTGGTGGCGGGCGGTGTCCGGCGCGAGCTGGAAGCATCCCGAGGGGCCCGGCTCGTCCGTCACGACCCGGCAGAACCACCCCGTCGTCCACGTCTCGTGGAACGACGCCCGGGCGTACTGCTCCTGGTCCGGGACCCGACTGCCGGGCGAGGCCGAATGGGAGTACGCGGCCCGCGGCGGTCTGGAGCAGCGCCGCTACCCCTGGGGCGACGAACTCGCCCCGGGCGGGCGCACGCTGCTCAACATCTGGCAGGGCGACTTCCCGACCGCCCACACCGGCGCGCACCTCGGCACCGTCCCGGTGAAGTCGTACCGCCCCAACGGCCACGGGCTGTACAACGCCGTCGGCAACGTGTGGGAGTGGTGCGAGGACCCGTTCGGCCCGGGCCACGGCTCCCGCACGATGCGCGGCGGCTCCTTCCTCTGCCACGACTCGTACTGCAACCGCTACCGGGTCGCCGCGCGCAGCTCCAACACGCCCGACAGCTCGACCTCCAACACCGGCTTCAGAGTGGCAGCCTGAGGGAGGGTCAGCTCGGCCGGACCAGCCCGGCCACGTGGTCGGTGACCATGTCGAGGATCTCGGCCGCGGCCTTGTCGTCGCCGAGGACGAGGAAGTTCAGCGTCACCCCGTCCGTCATGGCCGCCAGGTAGCGGGCCAGCACGGTCACCGGAACGCTCAGCTCGAACGGCGTGATCCGGCGCAGCTCCTCGATCAGCTCGGCGTAGGTCTCGCAGTACGACTCGTACTGCCGGCGGGCCAGGTGCCCGAACTCGGGCTGGCGCAGCGCGTACTGGGTGAGCTCATAGGTGAGCATGTGCGCGCCGGGACTGGCCGCCACATGGTCCCAGTAGGCCTGGAAGCCGGCCCGGATGGTCTCCCGCAGCGTCGCCCGGGGCTGGATCGCCGCCTTCACGATCGTGACGTAGTGGGCGGTGATCGTCTCGATGACCGACTCCAGCAGCGCCTGCTTGGAGTCGAAGCAGTAGTGGAAGACGCTCAGGGAGACGCCCGCCTCGGCCGCGATGGACCGGGTCGTCGTCCGGGCCACCCCGTCGCGGGTCATCGCGCGGATCGCCGCCTCCGTCAGCTGCGTACGCCGGTCGGTCAACGGCATCCGTGCCATGTACGGGTCCCCCTTCGCTCGGTGCCGCCCCGAAGGGGGTGCCCGATGGCCGGCCGGCCCCGGGCACCCCCTTCGGCGCCGTCAGCTGCTGTATACGCCGACTTCGTACAGGGAGTAACCCCATTGCGTGCCGCGTCCCGTTCCGTGGACGCGCACGTACCGGGCGGGGACCCCCGCGAACTGAGCCGTGTCCAGGCCGCCGTCACCGGTCGTCGTGGACCAGGCCGGCTGCCAGGCCGCCCCGTCCGCGGACACCTCCACGCGGTACGACTTCCCGTACGCCCGCTCCCATTCGAGCGTGACCCGCTTGACCAGGTTCACGGAACCGAGGTCGAACTGGACCCACTGGTCGTCGCTCCAGTCGCTCGCCCAGCGGCTGCCCCGGTCGCCGTCCACGGCCCGGCCGGGCGCGTAGCTGACGAACGGGTTCCACTCGGAGGAGCTCGCGGAGGCGGCCGTGTGCGCCGCGAGGTTCACCCCGGCCTTGTGCTGCTCGGAGTTGCCCCAGGTGCGCAGGTAGGACTCGGCGCCCTTGAACAGGTCGTCCACCACGCCCTGACCGCCGACGAGCCGTACGTCCTCGATCCAGTCGGGCACGAGGCCGTAGTGCGAGGCGCCGTCGGTGTTGAGGTCCCAGGTGCGCTGGCCGGTGGTCTGCTTGTCGATGACCGACCCGCCGTCGGTGCTGCGGAACGGGTACGTGACCGGGGTCGGCGCGTTCGCGCCGCGCGGGCCGGGCCAGCCGCCGACGCCGTTCATGTCGGTGCCGTAGCCGTAGCCGACGTTGTACTTGTCGCGCAGCGCGTCCGTCCGCTTGGCCTCGTTGCTGAAGGCCTCGGAGCCGCTCATGTACTGGGCGGCGAAACCGCCGAGCTTGTACAGCCGCTCGGTCCAGCCGAGGTCCATCCAGCTGTGCGAGGAGATCACGCCGGGGTAGGACTGGCTCTCGAGGATGTCGAAGGCCTGGCCGGCCGCCTTCACGCTCATGTGGTCGATCTCGAGCATCATCTTGCGCTTCATCATGCCGCGCACCGCGTAGTCGCCGAGCTCGGTGAGGCCGCGGGTGTTGCACTGGGCGCCCGAAGCGTACGAGGGCACCGCCACGCCCGCCGGCAGCTCCTTCTCCGCCGAGGCCGCCGGGGCCAGGCCGATGGGGTTGTCGTGCTGCGGGCCCGCGCACGTCTCCGTCTTCCAGAAGGTGCCGGTCGACAGGAACTGCCCGACGTTGATGGCCGTTCCCAGCGCGCCCTCGTCGAAGCGGACCCCGCACAGGGCGTTGTCGAACTTGTGGCACAGGAACATGCTGCGCACGCCGAGCCCGTACAGCTCGTCGAGGCCGCGGTCGATGTCCTGCTTGCTGCACTGCGCGATGTCGAGGATCTGCTTGCAGCCGAAGGGCTCGGAGGTCTCCACGCCGAGGACCACGGCCAGCTTGCCCTGCTTGATCACCTCGCGGGCCTGGGCGGAGTCGGTGACGATGCGGAACCACCCCTTGCCGGGGCCGCCGTACATCTTGTCGACGAAGGCCTGCATGTCGTAGCTCTTCTGCGCCTCCAGCCGGATGGCGGTCATCTCGTCGCAGCCGCGGTCCTTGAAGAAGTAGACCGAGCAGATCACCCCGTTGGTGACGAGGTCGTTGACGAGGACGCGCTGGCCGCCGCGCCAGGCCCGCTCGATCCAGGCGTAGTAGTTCTGCTGGTGGGTCAGCGAGTCGTGGGCGGGCCAGTCCTTGAAGGTGGGCCAGCCGTCGGGGTCGTGCTTGCCGTCACCGCCCTTGGTGATGAAGTCGAAGATCGCCAGGGTGCCGTCGGGGTAGTGCTCGGGACAGTCCTTGAGCGCGTCGGCGATCCCGGCGTCGGAGAACGGCTTTCCGCAGATCAGACGGCCGCCGAAGCCCTCGTTGGACATGATGTGGTCGTGGGCGTCCACGAAGCCCCGGACGTTGCCCTGCGCGTCGGTGCCCTTGAAGGGCTCGCCGGTCACGTTGATCTGGGAATCGGGTGCGGGCCGCGCGGAGGGGTTCCACCATCCGGGGTCGGCGGCGGCCCCCGGGACGGGTCCGAGCACCGTGGCCAGCAGGCCCAGGAGCAGTGACAGGATCGCGATCGGCTTGCGTCTGCGGTGCGGCTGGGGTTGCGGTTGTCGGGTCATGGCCACCACTCACGTCCTCGGTTCGGCGCAGGGCGCGGTCGAGGACACAGTCCACCGGGGGCGTGAGCGCCCCGACAGTTGTTTGTCATGTCCCGCGCAAGCATTGCTTCGAGAATCGCTACTGCCGGGTACAGAGTCAAGGGTCCGGGTCACATGACCTGATGGCTCGTCACCTTACGTGCCCCCGTGTTCCTTTGCGACGCGGTGGACGGGATCCGCACGGAACGTACACGGGCCGCGATCGGGCCGGCCGGGCGGTCGTGGCGGCCGCGGCGGCCCCGGTGGTCGTGGCGGCCGCATGTGAGGCGTTCGAGGGGGCCCGGGTGCACGCCTGGACGCGGAGGATGTTTTTTCGGCCATCCGGGTCCGGCGGGGCGGGCCGTTTCCCGCGGACCCGAGGCGGCCGCGCACCCGCCGGCCGGGCCCGCGCGGGGCCGATTGTGAGGATGCCGTGTACGCCGCCACCAGGAAGGGAAGGGTTCGACGGGCACCCCGTGCGCTGCCGGAGCCGGTGGCTGCCGGGCCTGCTCGCCTCCGGCGCCGGTCGAACGCGCCCGCGCGCGCCCCCGCCACGCGTTCACATGTTCTCCGTTTCTGCTTCACCGATCCGTGTGCCCCAGACACCTCCGCCCCGTGGATTGTCATGCCCGCGGCCATGG harbors:
- a CDS encoding discoidin domain-containing protein yields the protein MTRQPQPQPHRRRKPIAILSLLLGLLATVLGPVPGAAADPGWWNPSARPAPDSQINVTGEPFKGTDAQGNVRGFVDAHDHIMSNEGFGGRLICGKPFSDAGIADALKDCPEHYPDGTLAIFDFITKGGDGKHDPDGWPTFKDWPAHDSLTHQQNYYAWIERAWRGGQRVLVNDLVTNGVICSVYFFKDRGCDEMTAIRLEAQKSYDMQAFVDKMYGGPGKGWFRIVTDSAQAREVIKQGKLAVVLGVETSEPFGCKQILDIAQCSKQDIDRGLDELYGLGVRSMFLCHKFDNALCGVRFDEGALGTAINVGQFLSTGTFWKTETCAGPQHDNPIGLAPAASAEKELPAGVAVPSYASGAQCNTRGLTELGDYAVRGMMKRKMMLEIDHMSVKAAGQAFDILESQSYPGVISSHSWMDLGWTERLYKLGGFAAQYMSGSEAFSNEAKRTDALRDKYNVGYGYGTDMNGVGGWPGPRGANAPTPVTYPFRSTDGGSVIDKQTTGQRTWDLNTDGASHYGLVPDWIEDVRLVGGQGVVDDLFKGAESYLRTWGNSEQHKAGVNLAAHTAASASSSEWNPFVSYAPGRAVDGDRGSRWASDWSDDQWVQFDLGSVNLVKRVTLEWERAYGKSYRVEVSADGAAWQPAWSTTTGDGGLDTAQFAGVPARYVRVHGTGRGTQWGYSLYEVGVYSS
- a CDS encoding sulfatase-like hydrolase/transferase codes for the protein MAYHGPRTPEPKYAGTPVPEWNGRPSVTEADRSDKPPYIQEATGTLADGKRIRAEQLRTLLSVDDTVQAFKDKLAALGQLDNTLVLYIGDNGFGWGDHGWTAKSVPYSPAHEVPFYLSWPAGGLGAGTVDDRIVANIDIAPTILDAAGITPTTPQDGRSLLTSYSRDHLLVEWWKKGTGADHRTWSSYVSKDKQYVEYYKLHTDANGTVSGTGEVTFREYYDLVADPYQLVNKLYQATPAQERNLGIPALAAQLAADRVG
- a CDS encoding formylglycine-generating enzyme family protein — protein: MSSCCTPGHESPAAGAVTLLAAPALPAPRAVRGLLDLPGGRFLMGTEDADGFPADGEGPVREVEVGPFRIAPTTVTNTQYATFVKATGHVTEAEEFGFSFVFAGLLGQELAATAPPVAAVPWWRAVSGASWKHPEGPGSSVTTRQNHPVVHVSWNDARAYCSWSGTRLPGEAEWEYAARGGLEQRRYPWGDELAPGGRTLLNIWQGDFPTAHTGAHLGTVPVKSYRPNGHGLYNAVGNVWEWCEDPFGPGHGSRTMRGGSFLCHDSYCNRYRVAARSSNTPDSSTSNTGFRVAA
- a CDS encoding TetR family transcriptional regulator C-terminal domain-containing protein, encoding MARMPLTDRRTQLTEAAIRAMTRDGVARTTTRSIAAEAGVSLSVFHYCFDSKQALLESVIETITAHYVTIVKAAIQPRATLRETIRAGFQAYWDHVAASPGAHMLTYELTQYALRQPEFGHLARRQYESYCETYAELIEELRRITPFELSVPVTVLARYLAAMTDGVTLNFLVLGDDKAAAEILDMVTDHVAGLVRPS